The Elaeis guineensis isolate ETL-2024a chromosome 5, EG11, whole genome shotgun sequence DNA segment CGATCTGCCACAAATCTCAATTTGCATTAACGTATgcaaaatttagaattttttttttttaaataggagaagaaggaaaaagaagtttTATCCCTTCTTTAATATACTGTTTATTTTATTCTGTGCTGGGATGACTATAGAGACTTCACTTCTGATTTATGCGGATATTCCATTCCGGATCATCATTGTTATTCTTAAAATAATGAAGAGAAAAAGTAcccaagataaaaaaaaaaaaagctaagggGTCAAACGACCTTATTGAAGAGGACAAAACATCAGCTTTAATTGCTGCAGAGTTTATCCTTTACCAATCCAAGCGCAGTGCTGGTGTTTGACCAATGACTTCCGAAAGAAAAACATGGGTACCCTGAGTGTTTTGATCTGGATGCATTTCCCACTGGCGCTTGACTTACTGGGGGCACCTTGCCGGCTTACCAGCGGGATCTAGTCCTGCTCCTTTTTGTCCCTTCTTTACTAAGTGGATAGGCCATGCCCATTCTAATCTTTATAATACATTCCCACATTGACTTTCCTCTAGAATTTTATCCTGTCAATGAAAGGAGCGTGGTTGATCTGAAATAAATTTCTTGTACAAGGTTAATGTGAACTTTGACATTTTTTTATAtgagtttaaaaaaaaaacccaTAGACTGTGGAAAGAAACTATTtcatagaaaaatattttcacatttatttttttcttttttttttttctagagagAACCTTTCCAGATAGGATATGGTATTAATAAATAGCAAATAATAGGTAATAGATAATGTATCCAAAACCAACCCAAAAGAAATAAAActccatggagaaaacagggaaTACTCTTCCAAGTCCTTTTtatatggatatatattttgGTGATTTAGAActaaatttcattttttttatttttcttttcattttatgaGCTTTACACTCGTtagttatttcttttttttcttggtgCTTTTGTCCAACTTGGTCTTTTTCTCTACCTTAATTAAATGCAGAAAGACGATTGGCTATTGTGCCTTTCCACACTCTCCAACAACAAAGAAGCAAAATGTTGTTTTTGCATGTCATTAAATGAGAGTTTAAGCTTGGattttgcattttttttaaaaaaatatctccttTGCTAAAAAGAATCTTTTATGAGCTAATTGATTCGTGCACTAGTTAGGACTAAGCTAAGCTAAACAAATTTGACCTTAAACATAGACTGAATAATATATGCCGGGATTATGCGAAAATGAGAATAAGACTAGAGGATCAAGGATCAAATTATCTAATGGGCTGATCCAACTGCAAGTAGGACAACTCACTATTTTATATCTGCatactatcaaattttaaatacttcttacatgataaaaaataattaaattgtagaaAAAACATAGGCAGTTTAGAGAACAAGGGACAAAGCTAATTCTTGTTTGCAAATTGTTTTGGAAATGTATGAGACTTGATTTGTTGATTTTAAGTAGGCCCTTTGATATTAAACAATGACATTAGTCATTAAAAAGTGAAGTAGATGAAAACATGAATCGGTTGAGCCAATttcaaatgaataaaaaaattagttcacTTGTATAAAATTTCATGGTTGAATCAAACAAATTCATTTCAACATTCACCTACTTGTTGCCAACCAACTTGTGCCTGTAATTTGAAttgatttaatatcaaataacttttgatTTATCTTGTTGCATTCTATCCTTCTGCCATTTCAGGTTGTGGCATCTTTGGACATCTATCAGACTCTTTCCTTGGCAGGAAGGGCTCGCTTATGGTGGGCTGCATCATCAACACTATCTTAGGCTGCTTCACGGCTGTGTCACCATCCTACACCATCTATCTCATCCTTCGTGTGCTCACCGGCCTTTGCACAGGTCCAATGGGCACCACAGCCTTCGTGCTCGCCACCGAGCCCGTCGGCCCAACTTGCCGTACCGCAGCCGGCATGTCTGTGTTCTATTTCTTCTCTGTAGGCATCATCGCCCTCACTGCCATTGcctacctcttcccttcctcttggCGCACCCTTTACCTCATCACCACCCTTCCCACCCTCTTCTTCGTTGTTGCCATCCTTCCTTTCATCTCCGAGTCCCCTCATTGGTACCTTATTCGCCGCAAACCCAAGAAGGCCCTTGAGATCATGCGAGCTATCACTAAGAAGAATGGTCGGTTCCTTCCCGACCATGTCTCCTTGGTTCTGGACTGTGATAAATCTCATAGCGACACCAACAGCATAGCAGATATTGTCATCTCAGGCTCAATCATAGATGTTATACGTTCATCACTAACTCGATGGAGGTTGGTCCTATCAACAATCATAAGTTTGTTTTGCTCAGTTACATACTACGGCCTTACACTAAATGTTGTAAACCTCAAGACCAATCTATACATCAGTGTTATTATAAACTCGATATGTGAGTTGCCGGCTTTCACATTGGCCACCATGTTGTTAGAGCGGTTTGGATGCAGGCAACTGGTGATTGGGACGATGTGGCTTAGTGGTGCATTTTGTTTGGCGGGGAGCTTGATGGGTGGTGATGGAGCAATGGCACCGGTAGGCCGAATGGTGTGCGGCGTGCTTGGAATATTTGGGATTGCAGCGACATACAATTTGTTGTTGGTGTACGCGGCAGAGCTCTTTCCAACAACGGTGAGGAATGCGGCACTCGGGTGCATACAGCAAGCGGAGCAGATCGGGGCGGTGGTGGCGCCGATGGTGGTGGTGATGGGGCAAGGGCTGCCATTTATGGTATTTGGGTTGTGTGGGATCATCGGCGGGGTGATGTCGTTCTACCTGCCTGAGACCTTCAACCAGCCCTCATATGATACCATGGCTGGGATGGAGGATGGGGAAAGGGCAAGGGAAGGTGCATGAAGAGTGGTTTGAATGGTGCTCGTAGGGTGACAGTTAATAtgaaattttcaaagcaaataagATAACACCAAAGATAATAGGAGGTGACTTTGATATGTTACTTGCCATCTGATTATGGTTTTTCATGTCAATAGCTAAGGGTTTTCTTCTACCAATTAAAAAAAGGGCTAAGGAACCTGACGGCTAAATGGACTGGCAATAGAACAGTAAATTGGATCAGGATATGCTTGTACGAGAGCTCAATGCACGCACACGTCTCATGATATAAATCCATGGCAAGAAGGCATGTAAATTAGGTGCAAGGAAGAATCTTAGGATGTGAATATGAAGCATAGGATGTAATACATTCATCACTACATGTATGAAAAATCCATTCTAGTATTGTTGTTTCAATATAAAAGTTAAAAAGTTTTTGAAAAGAAAGTGAAGGTTTTGCTTAATCCACCAAAGCCTTGACATTGCCCAAGGTCATTCCCACGACAGGGTGTTTGACACCGTACTGAAGGGGATGAAACACCTCTGTAAATCTTCTTTTCACAAACACCGTTTGAAGGCCACCACCTGGGTTTGATTTCATCTCCGGAGCAGGAGAGGGATGCCAACCAGCTGACCAAACTCGTGGCAGCAAACTTTCTTAAGAAATAGTAACAGATGCTTGTACTATTACCAAGAGAAGCACAAAGGTTTCAATGAATGTTCTCAAAAATCTAAAGATAAGTGTGCCAAATTATAAAGGGAAATCCAAAGAGTGTGACCATAGAAATAGATATTCAGTTAGGTCACTAACATGGTTCCCACctatgctctttttttttttattattttttttttggagatgtgTGGAGAGTAGT contains these protein-coding regions:
- the LOC105035259 gene encoding organic cation/carnitine transporter 4; this encodes MEEESSPAAEDLTWALLEPTRCSEEGDERMGVDEMLQKYSGEFGPWQLRHFALVSLAWALDAFHTMVTIFADREPAWRCTGPACSDVDVCQLEPGSWEWIGGRQVSTVAEWGLVCGNRYKIGLVQSAFFAGCTVGCGIFGHLSDSFLGRKGSLMVGCIINTILGCFTAVSPSYTIYLILRVLTGLCTGPMGTTAFVLATEPVGPTCRTAAGMSVFYFFSVGIIALTAIAYLFPSSWRTLYLITTLPTLFFVVAILPFISESPHWYLIRRKPKKALEIMRAITKKNGRFLPDHVSLVLDCDKSHSDTNSIADIVISGSIIDVIRSSLTRWRLVLSTIISLFCSVTYYGLTLNVVNLKTNLYISVIINSICELPAFTLATMLLERFGCRQLVIGTMWLSGAFCLAGSLMGGDGAMAPVGRMVCGVLGIFGIAATYNLLLVYAAELFPTTVRNAALGCIQQAEQIGAVVAPMVVVMGQGLPFMVFGLCGIIGGVMSFYLPETFNQPSYDTMAGMEDGERAREGA